In Nasonia vitripennis strain AsymCx chromosome 2, Nvit_psr_1.1, whole genome shotgun sequence, a genomic segment contains:
- the LOC100118496 gene encoding scoloptoxin SSD14 isoform X4 — protein MLIGGFILAGLLLIVILACSLSGRSGQSNREFVELVPPDPEQPLPPSWSKLRSFKHGAVCADGEPCALIGKTILERNGSAVDAALAALICNGLINMQSMGFGGGFIMTIYEKESNRAVILNARDAAPGAAHAYMYNGTVARASQAGPLAISVPGELAGYWEAHQRFGKLPWAEIFKPNIELCEKGYNLTNIQYDGLLSNKTKIFQDPYLKELFVNRTTGTFYKAGTIIRPKKLCETMRIVAEKNATEFYNGTLGMTLVEDLRKRGSIITFKDLNDYRAKWEDPVSTELYDGTKVYTPGLPASGGLLSLILNVFDEFHFTPNDLANTSSTIKTYHRMIETYKYAYALRTELGDVKLPELFKNLTSKDYARSIRMMIRDNRTWEDPVHYGAPNFTNPDDHGTAHISVIAANGDAVSVTSSINMYFGSGVASENTGVLMNSGMDDFGVPGLLSYFGIPSNPNNYIAPGKRPLSSMSPTIFVDNNGDVKMTIGAAGGTKITTSIPFVIARHLWMGNTVKEAVDAPRIHHQLYPMEVSYEYGVPKPVVDGLKALGHKTSRYRGRGSVICLLVRVNNTIYANADHRKGGDVYGID, from the exons ATGCTGATCGGTGGCTTCATACTCGCAGGCCTTCTATTGATCGTAATACTAGCGTGCAGTTTATCCGGTCGAAGTGGCCAGAGCAACCGGGAATTCGTTGAGCTTGTGCCGCCAGACCCAGAACAGCCACTGCCACCGTCTTGGAGCAAGCTCAGATCGTTTAAACATGGAGCCGTTTGTGCAGATGGCGAGCCTTGTGCTCTTATTGGCAA aacCATACTTGAGCGTAACGGATCAGCCGTCGATGCGGCTCTTGCTGCTCTCATTTGCAACGGGCTAATTAACATGCAAAGCATGGGCTTCGGCGGTGGATTCATTATGACAATTTATGAAAAAGAGAGTAATCGTGCTGTGATTTTAAATGCTAGAGATGCTGCTCCAGGAGCGGCACACGCCTACATGTATAACGGAACCGTCGCTCGCGCGTCACAGGCTG GTCCACTGGCAATATCAGTTCCTGGTGAGTTGGCTGGCTACTGGGAAGCTCATCAAAGATTCGGCAAACTGCCATGGGCCGAAATTTTCAAACCGAATATCGAACTCTGTGAGAAAGGATATAACTTGACGAACATTCAGTACGACGGTCTTCTTTCgaataaaaccaaaatctTTCAAGATCCTTATTTGAA AGAGCTTTTTGTAAATCGTACAACGGGTACATTTTATAAAGCCGGTACAATTATTCGACCAAAGAAGTTATGCGAAACCATGAGAATAGTCGCAGAAAAAAATGCGACGGAGTTTTACAATGGGACCTTAGGAATGACGCTAGTTGAAGATCTCCGCAAACGCGGAAGTATTATCACCTTCAAAGACTTAAACGATTATAg GGCCAAATGGGAAGATCCCGTATCAACAGAATTATATGACGGTACAAAGGTCTATACTCCAGGTCTTCCTGCAAGTGGTGGATTGCTATCGCTCATTCTAAACGTTTTTGACGAGTTTCATTTTACACCAAATGACTTAGCTAATACGAGTTCTACAATAAAAACATATCATAGGATGATAGAAACTTACAAGTACGCTTATGCCCTTCGAACTGAATTGGGGGATGTGAAGCTACCCGAG ctatttaaaaatttaacgtCAAAAGACTACGCTCGTTCGATAAGGATGATGATAAGAGATAACAGAACGTGGGAAGATCCTGTTCATTATGGAGCACCAAATTTTACGAACCCGGACGATCACGGCACAGCACATATTTCGGTCATCGCTGCAAACGGTGATGCTGTGTCCGTTACAAGTAGCATTAATATGTA CTTTGGAAGTGGTGTAGCAAGTGAAAATACGGGAGTATTGATGAACAGCGGAATGGACGATTTTGGTGTGCCAGGCCTTTTAAGCTATTTCGGTATACCGTCCAATCCAAACAATTATATTGCGCCAGGAAAGAGGCCATTGTCATCAATGAGTCCAACGATTTTTGTGGATAATAATGGAGATGTCAAAATGACAATAGGAGCTGCCGGTGGCACCAAGATTACTACATCAATTCCCTTT GTGATAGCGAGACACTTATGGATGGGCAACACGGTTAAGGAAGCGGTGGACGCGCCGCGAATACATCACCAGCTTTACCCGATGGAGGTGTCCTACGAGTACGGAGTGCCAAAACCGGTAGTTGACGGACTGAAGGCCCTTGGCCACAAGACTTCGCGTTACAGGGGCCGCGGTAGTGTCATATGTCTGCTCGTCAGGGTTAACAACACCATCTACGCCAACGCTGATCACCGGAAAGGCGGAGATGTCTATGGTATCGATTGA
- the LOC100118496 gene encoding scoloptoxin SSD14 isoform X3 encodes MRIRNLSFRPCLTKKRMLIGGFILAGLLLIVILACSLSGRSGQSNREFVELVPPDPEQPLPPSWSKLRSFKHGAVCADGEPCALIGKTILERNGSAVDAALAALICNGLINMQSMGFGGGFIMTIYEKESNRAVILNARDAAPGAAHAYMYNGTVARASQAGPLAISVPGELAGYWEAHQRFGKLPWAEIFKPNIELCEKGYNLTNIQYDGLLSNKTKIFQDPYLKELFVNRTTGTFYKAGTIIRPKKLCETMRIVAEKNATEFYNGTLGMTLVEDLRKRGSIITFKDLNDYRAKWEDPVSTELYDGTKVYTPGLPASGGLLSLILNVFDEFHFTPNDLANTSSTIKTYHRMIETYKYAYALRTELGDVKLPELFKNLTSKDYARSIRMMIRDNRTWEDPVHYGAPNFTNPDDHGTAHISVIAANGDAVSVTSSINMYFGSGVASENTGVLMNSGMDDFGVPGLLSYFGIPSNPNNYIAPGKRPLSSMSPTIFVDNNGDVKMTIGAAGGTKITTSIPFVIARHLWMGNTVKEAVDAPRIHHQLYPMEVSYEYGVPKPVVDGLKALGHKTSRYRGRGSVICLLVRVNNTIYANADHRKGGDVYGID; translated from the exons ATGAGAATACGAAACTTATCATTTAG ACCATGTCTAACGAAGAAACGCATGCTGATCGGTGGCTTCATACTCGCAGGCCTTCTATTGATCGTAATACTAGCGTGCAGTTTATCCGGTCGAAGTGGCCAGAGCAACCGGGAATTCGTTGAGCTTGTGCCGCCAGACCCAGAACAGCCACTGCCACCGTCTTGGAGCAAGCTCAGATCGTTTAAACATGGAGCCGTTTGTGCAGATGGCGAGCCTTGTGCTCTTATTGGCAA aacCATACTTGAGCGTAACGGATCAGCCGTCGATGCGGCTCTTGCTGCTCTCATTTGCAACGGGCTAATTAACATGCAAAGCATGGGCTTCGGCGGTGGATTCATTATGACAATTTATGAAAAAGAGAGTAATCGTGCTGTGATTTTAAATGCTAGAGATGCTGCTCCAGGAGCGGCACACGCCTACATGTATAACGGAACCGTCGCTCGCGCGTCACAGGCTG GTCCACTGGCAATATCAGTTCCTGGTGAGTTGGCTGGCTACTGGGAAGCTCATCAAAGATTCGGCAAACTGCCATGGGCCGAAATTTTCAAACCGAATATCGAACTCTGTGAGAAAGGATATAACTTGACGAACATTCAGTACGACGGTCTTCTTTCgaataaaaccaaaatctTTCAAGATCCTTATTTGAA AGAGCTTTTTGTAAATCGTACAACGGGTACATTTTATAAAGCCGGTACAATTATTCGACCAAAGAAGTTATGCGAAACCATGAGAATAGTCGCAGAAAAAAATGCGACGGAGTTTTACAATGGGACCTTAGGAATGACGCTAGTTGAAGATCTCCGCAAACGCGGAAGTATTATCACCTTCAAAGACTTAAACGATTATAg GGCCAAATGGGAAGATCCCGTATCAACAGAATTATATGACGGTACAAAGGTCTATACTCCAGGTCTTCCTGCAAGTGGTGGATTGCTATCGCTCATTCTAAACGTTTTTGACGAGTTTCATTTTACACCAAATGACTTAGCTAATACGAGTTCTACAATAAAAACATATCATAGGATGATAGAAACTTACAAGTACGCTTATGCCCTTCGAACTGAATTGGGGGATGTGAAGCTACCCGAG ctatttaaaaatttaacgtCAAAAGACTACGCTCGTTCGATAAGGATGATGATAAGAGATAACAGAACGTGGGAAGATCCTGTTCATTATGGAGCACCAAATTTTACGAACCCGGACGATCACGGCACAGCACATATTTCGGTCATCGCTGCAAACGGTGATGCTGTGTCCGTTACAAGTAGCATTAATATGTA CTTTGGAAGTGGTGTAGCAAGTGAAAATACGGGAGTATTGATGAACAGCGGAATGGACGATTTTGGTGTGCCAGGCCTTTTAAGCTATTTCGGTATACCGTCCAATCCAAACAATTATATTGCGCCAGGAAAGAGGCCATTGTCATCAATGAGTCCAACGATTTTTGTGGATAATAATGGAGATGTCAAAATGACAATAGGAGCTGCCGGTGGCACCAAGATTACTACATCAATTCCCTTT GTGATAGCGAGACACTTATGGATGGGCAACACGGTTAAGGAAGCGGTGGACGCGCCGCGAATACATCACCAGCTTTACCCGATGGAGGTGTCCTACGAGTACGGAGTGCCAAAACCGGTAGTTGACGGACTGAAGGCCCTTGGCCACAAGACTTCGCGTTACAGGGGCCGCGGTAGTGTCATATGTCTGCTCGTCAGGGTTAACAACACCATCTACGCCAACGCTGATCACCGGAAAGGCGGAGATGTCTATGGTATCGATTGA
- the LOC100118496 gene encoding scoloptoxin SSD14 isoform X1 — translation MILPSSGGLDFDAGSGREGSYFALQPSNLSSPSSDEVAGSHFLREPSLEHDRTSLCPGLFYYYWHKPCLTKKRMLIGGFILAGLLLIVILACSLSGRSGQSNREFVELVPPDPEQPLPPSWSKLRSFKHGAVCADGEPCALIGKTILERNGSAVDAALAALICNGLINMQSMGFGGGFIMTIYEKESNRAVILNARDAAPGAAHAYMYNGTVARASQAGPLAISVPGELAGYWEAHQRFGKLPWAEIFKPNIELCEKGYNLTNIQYDGLLSNKTKIFQDPYLKELFVNRTTGTFYKAGTIIRPKKLCETMRIVAEKNATEFYNGTLGMTLVEDLRKRGSIITFKDLNDYRAKWEDPVSTELYDGTKVYTPGLPASGGLLSLILNVFDEFHFTPNDLANTSSTIKTYHRMIETYKYAYALRTELGDVKLPELFKNLTSKDYARSIRMMIRDNRTWEDPVHYGAPNFTNPDDHGTAHISVIAANGDAVSVTSSINMYFGSGVASENTGVLMNSGMDDFGVPGLLSYFGIPSNPNNYIAPGKRPLSSMSPTIFVDNNGDVKMTIGAAGGTKITTSIPFVIARHLWMGNTVKEAVDAPRIHHQLYPMEVSYEYGVPKPVVDGLKALGHKTSRYRGRGSVICLLVRVNNTIYANADHRKGGDVYGID, via the exons ATGATTCTGCCGTCGTCGGGTGGCCTCGACTTCGATGCGGGCTCCGGCAGAGAGGGTAGCTACTTTGCTCTCCAACCCTCTAATCTGAGCTCACCGAGCTCCGATGAGGTCGCCGGCTCGCACTTTCTACGGGAGCCTTCGCTCGAGCACGACAGAACCAGCCTCTGTCCTGGGCTCTTCTATTATTACTGGCATAA ACCATGTCTAACGAAGAAACGCATGCTGATCGGTGGCTTCATACTCGCAGGCCTTCTATTGATCGTAATACTAGCGTGCAGTTTATCCGGTCGAAGTGGCCAGAGCAACCGGGAATTCGTTGAGCTTGTGCCGCCAGACCCAGAACAGCCACTGCCACCGTCTTGGAGCAAGCTCAGATCGTTTAAACATGGAGCCGTTTGTGCAGATGGCGAGCCTTGTGCTCTTATTGGCAA aacCATACTTGAGCGTAACGGATCAGCCGTCGATGCGGCTCTTGCTGCTCTCATTTGCAACGGGCTAATTAACATGCAAAGCATGGGCTTCGGCGGTGGATTCATTATGACAATTTATGAAAAAGAGAGTAATCGTGCTGTGATTTTAAATGCTAGAGATGCTGCTCCAGGAGCGGCACACGCCTACATGTATAACGGAACCGTCGCTCGCGCGTCACAGGCTG GTCCACTGGCAATATCAGTTCCTGGTGAGTTGGCTGGCTACTGGGAAGCTCATCAAAGATTCGGCAAACTGCCATGGGCCGAAATTTTCAAACCGAATATCGAACTCTGTGAGAAAGGATATAACTTGACGAACATTCAGTACGACGGTCTTCTTTCgaataaaaccaaaatctTTCAAGATCCTTATTTGAA AGAGCTTTTTGTAAATCGTACAACGGGTACATTTTATAAAGCCGGTACAATTATTCGACCAAAGAAGTTATGCGAAACCATGAGAATAGTCGCAGAAAAAAATGCGACGGAGTTTTACAATGGGACCTTAGGAATGACGCTAGTTGAAGATCTCCGCAAACGCGGAAGTATTATCACCTTCAAAGACTTAAACGATTATAg GGCCAAATGGGAAGATCCCGTATCAACAGAATTATATGACGGTACAAAGGTCTATACTCCAGGTCTTCCTGCAAGTGGTGGATTGCTATCGCTCATTCTAAACGTTTTTGACGAGTTTCATTTTACACCAAATGACTTAGCTAATACGAGTTCTACAATAAAAACATATCATAGGATGATAGAAACTTACAAGTACGCTTATGCCCTTCGAACTGAATTGGGGGATGTGAAGCTACCCGAG ctatttaaaaatttaacgtCAAAAGACTACGCTCGTTCGATAAGGATGATGATAAGAGATAACAGAACGTGGGAAGATCCTGTTCATTATGGAGCACCAAATTTTACGAACCCGGACGATCACGGCACAGCACATATTTCGGTCATCGCTGCAAACGGTGATGCTGTGTCCGTTACAAGTAGCATTAATATGTA CTTTGGAAGTGGTGTAGCAAGTGAAAATACGGGAGTATTGATGAACAGCGGAATGGACGATTTTGGTGTGCCAGGCCTTTTAAGCTATTTCGGTATACCGTCCAATCCAAACAATTATATTGCGCCAGGAAAGAGGCCATTGTCATCAATGAGTCCAACGATTTTTGTGGATAATAATGGAGATGTCAAAATGACAATAGGAGCTGCCGGTGGCACCAAGATTACTACATCAATTCCCTTT GTGATAGCGAGACACTTATGGATGGGCAACACGGTTAAGGAAGCGGTGGACGCGCCGCGAATACATCACCAGCTTTACCCGATGGAGGTGTCCTACGAGTACGGAGTGCCAAAACCGGTAGTTGACGGACTGAAGGCCCTTGGCCACAAGACTTCGCGTTACAGGGGCCGCGGTAGTGTCATATGTCTGCTCGTCAGGGTTAACAACACCATCTACGCCAACGCTGATCACCGGAAAGGCGGAGATGTCTATGGTATCGATTGA
- the LOC100118496 gene encoding scoloptoxin SSD14 isoform X2: MPRRDNLKFETLREQDRPCLTKKRMLIGGFILAGLLLIVILACSLSGRSGQSNREFVELVPPDPEQPLPPSWSKLRSFKHGAVCADGEPCALIGKTILERNGSAVDAALAALICNGLINMQSMGFGGGFIMTIYEKESNRAVILNARDAAPGAAHAYMYNGTVARASQAGPLAISVPGELAGYWEAHQRFGKLPWAEIFKPNIELCEKGYNLTNIQYDGLLSNKTKIFQDPYLKELFVNRTTGTFYKAGTIIRPKKLCETMRIVAEKNATEFYNGTLGMTLVEDLRKRGSIITFKDLNDYRAKWEDPVSTELYDGTKVYTPGLPASGGLLSLILNVFDEFHFTPNDLANTSSTIKTYHRMIETYKYAYALRTELGDVKLPELFKNLTSKDYARSIRMMIRDNRTWEDPVHYGAPNFTNPDDHGTAHISVIAANGDAVSVTSSINMYFGSGVASENTGVLMNSGMDDFGVPGLLSYFGIPSNPNNYIAPGKRPLSSMSPTIFVDNNGDVKMTIGAAGGTKITTSIPFVIARHLWMGNTVKEAVDAPRIHHQLYPMEVSYEYGVPKPVVDGLKALGHKTSRYRGRGSVICLLVRVNNTIYANADHRKGGDVYGID, from the exons ATGCCACGTAGGGACAATCTTAAGTTTGAAACTCTGCGAGAACAGGACAG ACCATGTCTAACGAAGAAACGCATGCTGATCGGTGGCTTCATACTCGCAGGCCTTCTATTGATCGTAATACTAGCGTGCAGTTTATCCGGTCGAAGTGGCCAGAGCAACCGGGAATTCGTTGAGCTTGTGCCGCCAGACCCAGAACAGCCACTGCCACCGTCTTGGAGCAAGCTCAGATCGTTTAAACATGGAGCCGTTTGTGCAGATGGCGAGCCTTGTGCTCTTATTGGCAA aacCATACTTGAGCGTAACGGATCAGCCGTCGATGCGGCTCTTGCTGCTCTCATTTGCAACGGGCTAATTAACATGCAAAGCATGGGCTTCGGCGGTGGATTCATTATGACAATTTATGAAAAAGAGAGTAATCGTGCTGTGATTTTAAATGCTAGAGATGCTGCTCCAGGAGCGGCACACGCCTACATGTATAACGGAACCGTCGCTCGCGCGTCACAGGCTG GTCCACTGGCAATATCAGTTCCTGGTGAGTTGGCTGGCTACTGGGAAGCTCATCAAAGATTCGGCAAACTGCCATGGGCCGAAATTTTCAAACCGAATATCGAACTCTGTGAGAAAGGATATAACTTGACGAACATTCAGTACGACGGTCTTCTTTCgaataaaaccaaaatctTTCAAGATCCTTATTTGAA AGAGCTTTTTGTAAATCGTACAACGGGTACATTTTATAAAGCCGGTACAATTATTCGACCAAAGAAGTTATGCGAAACCATGAGAATAGTCGCAGAAAAAAATGCGACGGAGTTTTACAATGGGACCTTAGGAATGACGCTAGTTGAAGATCTCCGCAAACGCGGAAGTATTATCACCTTCAAAGACTTAAACGATTATAg GGCCAAATGGGAAGATCCCGTATCAACAGAATTATATGACGGTACAAAGGTCTATACTCCAGGTCTTCCTGCAAGTGGTGGATTGCTATCGCTCATTCTAAACGTTTTTGACGAGTTTCATTTTACACCAAATGACTTAGCTAATACGAGTTCTACAATAAAAACATATCATAGGATGATAGAAACTTACAAGTACGCTTATGCCCTTCGAACTGAATTGGGGGATGTGAAGCTACCCGAG ctatttaaaaatttaacgtCAAAAGACTACGCTCGTTCGATAAGGATGATGATAAGAGATAACAGAACGTGGGAAGATCCTGTTCATTATGGAGCACCAAATTTTACGAACCCGGACGATCACGGCACAGCACATATTTCGGTCATCGCTGCAAACGGTGATGCTGTGTCCGTTACAAGTAGCATTAATATGTA CTTTGGAAGTGGTGTAGCAAGTGAAAATACGGGAGTATTGATGAACAGCGGAATGGACGATTTTGGTGTGCCAGGCCTTTTAAGCTATTTCGGTATACCGTCCAATCCAAACAATTATATTGCGCCAGGAAAGAGGCCATTGTCATCAATGAGTCCAACGATTTTTGTGGATAATAATGGAGATGTCAAAATGACAATAGGAGCTGCCGGTGGCACCAAGATTACTACATCAATTCCCTTT GTGATAGCGAGACACTTATGGATGGGCAACACGGTTAAGGAAGCGGTGGACGCGCCGCGAATACATCACCAGCTTTACCCGATGGAGGTGTCCTACGAGTACGGAGTGCCAAAACCGGTAGTTGACGGACTGAAGGCCCTTGGCCACAAGACTTCGCGTTACAGGGGCCGCGGTAGTGTCATATGTCTGCTCGTCAGGGTTAACAACACCATCTACGCCAACGCTGATCACCGGAAAGGCGGAGATGTCTATGGTATCGATTGA